In the Bacteroidota bacterium genome, GTTCACTTCACTTTACATGAAAGGCCCTGCACAATTGGCAACAGCTCCTGTAGAACAGAATGTAACTTTTGTTCCAACTGCAACGCAATGGGCAACGGACAGCATCGATCTTTCTGCCTGGACTTCTTCCACCGATCTCATGATCGCATTCCGCAATCACGGCTACTACGGGCAGGCGTTGTACATCGACAATATCAATCTTTCTCCAATGACAGGAATTCACGAACATCATCTCTCCAATGGAAATGCAATGCTCGTTCCGAATCCTATTGTGCAGGGACAATCGCTCCTGTTGCAAAGTGATGTGATGGAAAAATTTATCGTGGAAATTTTTGATGCAGGCGGAAAATTAATTCTTCGTGAACAACATCTGCCGGGAGATTATATTTCTCCACCGGCAAATAGGATGACTCCGGGAATTTATTTTTACAAACTGACGGGAGACACGATGATCAGGAGCGGGAAATTCATTGTGCGGTAATTTTCAGAATCCTTCTTTCTCCGGCTGGCGGTACTTCCATATTTTCTGAAGAAATTTCACCCCGAGCGGCGCTGAATAGATTTTTGATTTGTAACGAAGCGCAGAATATTTTTTCATAACCGATCTTTTCATTGGAGAAAGCCGCACATCCGACACCGTCGGATAATACCCGTTAAGCACGGTTTCAAAATTCCTGACGCGATTTACCAATGAAGAATTCAACCAGGGCGTTAAAGGATTTTTCCGCAGATCGAATTTTTCCCATGCCGGGCTTATCCATTCTTCCAGCTTTTCCGGGAAATGAAATCCTTTTGCTTTCACGCTTTCGAATAATTCCGATCCTTCTACCGGAACAGGGCTATACATGTAAATGATAATTTCCGTTCCCGGATTTATTTCTTTCACGCGGCGAATAAAAACAATATCGTCTTCAATTTGTTTGTGAGATTCTTCCGGAGAATCGGCAGGAGTTCCGAGCACAAAAGAATATTCCGGGATGATGCCGAATTTTTTCATTCGTTCCGCAAAGCGAAGGATCTGTTCCCCGGTTTGCGTTCCGCCTTTATCCATTTTCTTCAGGCGGGCATCATCGCCGGTTTCTGCACCGAAGAAGATCATTCTGCAACCGGCTTCACGCATGAGTGCGAGCGAATCATCTTTGAATTTATCAATCGTGTCAATTCTTCCTTCGCCCCACCAGTTCATTTTTTCATTCAGCATTAGTTCCGAGAATTCAACAACACGCTTTTCAGAAACAAAAAAATTATTGTCGTGAAATTCTATTGCATTCCCGCCGAATTTTTCTTTAAGAAATTTTATGTCGTGATAAATTTTCTTTGCCGATCTTCCTTTCCAGCGCGCGTTGTACACGGGCACAACCGCGCAGAACGAGCACGTGAACGGGCAACCGAAACTGGAATGGTAAGCGATAGTTTTCGTTCCGAGCCACGTTTTGCCGAGATAGTTCTCAAGCGGATAAATTTCATTGAGCTTTTCATAAGGAAGATCGGGTAATTTATCCTGGTCATAGAGTTCATCTTTCCTTGTAGTAATTATCTTTCCACTTTTTCTGAAAATAATATTCGGAATGTTCTCCCAACTCAACTCCCCCCGCTCCCAACTCTCCAGGAGCAACGGAAAACATTTATCGCCGGGGCCATTCACGATCACATCCACATATCCCGATTCGAGGCAGACCTTAGGTTGATTCGATGGAAAATATCCTCCCCAGATAATTTTTACATCCGGAAAATGTTTGCGCACATCACGACAAATGGGAATGGCCTGGTGAAGCTGCGGTCCCGGCATTACAGTCACTCCGAGAAAATCAAAATTACCG is a window encoding:
- a CDS encoding B12-binding domain-containing radical SAM protein, with the protein product MKKILLFNPRSATGKPRIPNSVLQVAASIEGKQEWTIIDGNLEEHPAAKIFHYLSSGNFDFLGVTVMPGPQLHQAIPICRDVRKHFPDVKIIWGGYFPSNQPKVCLESGYVDVIVNGPGDKCFPLLLESWERGELSWENIPNIIFRKSGKIITTRKDELYDQDKLPDLPYEKLNEIYPLENYLGKTWLGTKTIAYHSSFGCPFTCSFCAVVPVYNARWKGRSAKKIYHDIKFLKEKFGGNAIEFHDNNFFVSEKRVVEFSELMLNEKMNWWGEGRIDTIDKFKDDSLALMREAGCRMIFFGAETGDDARLKKMDKGGTQTGEQILRFAERMKKFGIIPEYSFVLGTPADSPEESHKQIEDDIVFIRRVKEINPGTEIIIYMYSPVPVEGSELFESVKAKGFHFPEKLEEWISPAWEKFDLRKNPLTPWLNSSLVNRVRNFETVLNGYYPTVSDVRLSPMKRSVMKKYSALRYKSKIYSAPLGVKFLQKIWKYRQPEKEGF